A stretch of Natronococcus sp. CG52 DNA encodes these proteins:
- a CDS encoding helix-turn-helix domain-containing protein, giving the protein MDVFISYPELVGRALRIAGSSAGLWRVDRFVGPEDALNEVERVMTDHSVCNECLGEHPGCTIEGEYEVVAEENGSRLIYAYTSGGRYCHSIPFFTTQTVGNGALFDARRRENVYEWRVLLPGETKGGEIFDQLQDGLPKGVNISLSQVGSPSAWPRQDLSQMNLPYDQRQAIEVAVECGYYGTPREASLGDVAAALDLPKSTLRYRLRRAEEWLTNTVFSGATHDTDEV; this is encoded by the coding sequence ATGGACGTGTTCATCTCGTATCCAGAGCTCGTCGGCCGTGCGCTCCGGATTGCCGGATCGAGTGCGGGACTCTGGCGCGTTGACCGGTTCGTCGGGCCGGAGGACGCGCTCAACGAAGTAGAGCGGGTGATGACGGATCACTCGGTATGCAACGAGTGCCTCGGTGAGCACCCCGGTTGCACTATCGAGGGAGAGTACGAAGTGGTCGCAGAGGAAAATGGAAGTCGGCTCATCTACGCGTATACGTCCGGCGGGAGATACTGCCACTCGATACCCTTCTTCACAACCCAAACCGTCGGGAACGGGGCGCTGTTCGATGCACGACGGCGCGAGAACGTGTACGAATGGCGAGTCCTACTCCCGGGTGAAACGAAGGGCGGTGAGATTTTCGACCAGCTACAGGACGGGCTCCCGAAGGGCGTTAATATCTCGCTGAGCCAGGTCGGGTCTCCGTCGGCCTGGCCGAGGCAAGATCTCTCACAGATGAACCTCCCGTACGACCAGCGCCAGGCCATCGAGGTAGCTGTTGAGTGCGGGTACTACGGAACGCCGCGAGAGGCATCGCTGGGTGACGTGGCTGCTGCACTAGATCTTCCGAAATCGACACTTCGGTACCGGCTCCGCAGAGCGGAAGAGTGGCTGACGAACACGGTATTTAGTGGAGCCACGCACGATACGGACGAGGTATAA
- a CDS encoding PaaI family thioesterase: MNDPATRNLEVELPIDVAEQLEDNDETVAETLAALARDHVQMQESIKAYTDRNDEGAGPDSDPLETNPPIAELLGFQLEAAGDGEAVVTLEPGPEHANPMGTLHGGVLCDIGDLAMGAAYASRLDDDESFTTLELDVKFRRPVWEKPLTATGQVMDAGRTVGLVTCDVTGPDGELVAHLQSVCLTLRGEAAGGR, translated from the coding sequence ATGAACGATCCGGCGACCCGAAACCTGGAAGTAGAACTACCCATTGACGTGGCCGAGCAGTTGGAAGATAACGACGAAACAGTCGCGGAAACGCTCGCGGCTCTCGCTAGGGATCATGTACAGATGCAAGAATCCATCAAAGCCTATACGGACCGAAACGATGAGGGGGCAGGACCCGATTCGGACCCGCTGGAGACCAATCCACCGATCGCAGAGTTACTCGGATTTCAGTTAGAGGCGGCTGGAGACGGCGAAGCAGTCGTTACTCTCGAACCTGGACCGGAACACGCCAATCCGATGGGAACACTTCACGGTGGCGTTCTCTGTGACATCGGTGACTTGGCGATGGGGGCCGCCTACGCGAGTCGGCTCGACGACGATGAGTCGTTCACGACGCTCGAATTGGACGTCAAGTTCCGGCGGCCCGTCTGGGAGAAGCCGCTCACTGCGACGGGGCAAGTCATGGATGCAGGACGAACCGTAGGGCTGGTCACGTGTGATGTCACCGGACCGGACGGGGAACTTGTCGCTCATCTCCAGAGTGTCTGTCTGACGTTACGAGGCGAAGCCGCTGGGGGCCGATGA
- a CDS encoding MFS transporter, with amino-acid sequence MSEDSDSVHSEIQATLSAMWTDPSYRRWLGWAALSLAFLSVGLHRTSMGVLAEVLVRTFKTTGTELGLLHSSFFYLYAALQLPAGIITDYAGSRKTAVYGTLVMSVGAMVFAVSPTYAVALAARALIGLGASVLYLAVLRFCANWFRANEFATLSGLTLTVGALGGILATTPLAVAVSQIGWRESIFGIGVTGILTAILVYTAVRNTPMDAGLSQIDGVPPAPTQSIADIKSNLFHVLQTPVTWLLGLFLFCGIGVDFTIFGLWGIPYLVQSYGLTVTSASSYVLVAGIGWVFGPIVFGVVSDRLETRMPLVLGSVLVVTLIWVTFAVFGTANLLIVGALFLTVRFMGGSGALTFTVIKERFDPAAAGTAIGAINSMGWFGAAVFPVLFGTMLDTFWTGETINGARVYTETGYRIGFALAAGAAVLMVVCAFWAIRRLDS; translated from the coding sequence ATGAGCGAGGATTCAGATTCTGTCCATTCGGAGATACAAGCGACCCTCTCTGCGATGTGGACAGATCCATCCTACCGTCGGTGGTTGGGGTGGGCCGCCCTGTCTCTCGCGTTTCTCTCCGTTGGGCTCCACCGTACCTCGATGGGCGTGCTCGCGGAAGTCCTCGTAAGGACGTTCAAGACGACCGGTACTGAGTTGGGGCTCCTGCACTCGTCGTTCTTCTATCTCTATGCTGCGCTCCAACTTCCTGCGGGAATTATCACTGATTACGCCGGGTCACGAAAGACGGCAGTGTATGGCACACTTGTTATGAGTGTCGGGGCAATGGTGTTCGCTGTCAGTCCCACTTATGCCGTTGCACTCGCTGCGAGGGCGCTCATCGGACTTGGTGCGAGCGTGCTGTATCTGGCAGTACTCCGATTCTGTGCGAACTGGTTTCGAGCGAACGAATTTGCGACGTTGTCCGGGCTGACGCTCACCGTCGGTGCTCTGGGTGGAATACTCGCAACGACTCCGTTGGCGGTCGCCGTGAGTCAAATCGGATGGCGCGAATCAATATTTGGAATCGGAGTTACTGGGATTCTCACTGCGATACTTGTGTATACCGCGGTTCGTAATACCCCGATGGATGCCGGACTTTCCCAAATCGATGGCGTCCCGCCTGCCCCCACCCAGAGTATTGCCGACATCAAATCGAATCTCTTTCACGTCCTCCAGACGCCCGTGACCTGGCTCCTCGGACTGTTTCTATTCTGTGGAATCGGCGTGGATTTCACGATCTTCGGCCTCTGGGGAATCCCGTACCTCGTGCAGTCGTATGGTCTGACTGTTACCTCTGCATCATCATATGTTCTCGTTGCTGGGATCGGCTGGGTGTTCGGACCGATAGTCTTTGGAGTTGTCTCGGATCGGTTGGAAACGCGTATGCCGTTGGTTCTCGGTTCAGTCCTAGTCGTCACTCTCATTTGGGTGACGTTTGCTGTTTTCGGGACAGCAAACCTCCTCATAGTCGGGGCGCTGTTTTTGACCGTGCGGTTTATGGGCGGTAGTGGGGCGCTTACATTCACCGTTATCAAAGAGCGGTTCGATCCGGCCGCCGCTGGGACCGCCATTGGAGCGATAAACTCGATGGGCTGGTTCGGTGCGGCAGTCTTTCCGGTACTGTTTGGGACCATGCTCGATACATTCTGGACAGGGGAAACGATCAACGGAGCGCGTGTCTACACGGAGACTGGATACAGAATCGGATTTGCACTTGCGGCTGGTGCTGCAGTTCTCATGGTGGTGTGTGCATTCTGGGCCATACGGCGACTCGATAGCTAA
- a CDS encoding LLM class flavin-dependent oxidoreductase, giving the protein MTEIYDEMIELGKHAEEVGLDSLWASEHHFAEDAYLPGVSTTLGGLATATDDIQIGTSMILAPLHNPVRLAENAATLSLLSNGRFTLGVANGYRDVEFKNFGIPKRERANRTEEAIKIARRAWSDGPLDYQPLFADVSEDAMITPKPDIAPEITIGGLSKNAVRRSAQMADGWTAPEMTSLDDIAKRKRYIERLRDVEKKSGDFTVYIQRYCYVDESEEAAWETIQDSLFYVQRKYDEWFGLGNDGLSQERKQEIRDYTMVGSPEEIAEELDEYEDVLGDDIHMILRTYHPGIGTENLRRTNEMIGDEIAPQFQ; this is encoded by the coding sequence ATGACCGAAATCTACGATGAGATGATTGAGCTCGGTAAACACGCTGAGGAAGTCGGCCTGGACAGTCTTTGGGCTTCTGAGCACCACTTCGCAGAAGACGCCTATCTACCAGGGGTGTCCACGACGCTTGGTGGCCTCGCAACGGCCACTGATGATATCCAAATCGGTACATCGATGATCCTCGCCCCACTACACAATCCGGTCCGATTGGCAGAGAATGCAGCGACCCTTAGCCTGCTGTCTAACGGACGCTTCACGCTCGGTGTCGCAAACGGCTATCGGGACGTTGAGTTCAAAAACTTCGGCATCCCAAAACGGGAACGTGCGAACCGGACAGAGGAAGCTATCAAGATTGCGCGCCGCGCGTGGAGCGATGGTCCGCTTGACTACCAGCCGCTGTTTGCAGATGTCTCCGAGGATGCAATGATTACACCGAAGCCCGATATCGCCCCCGAGATCACGATAGGAGGTCTATCGAAAAATGCGGTTCGCCGTTCCGCGCAGATGGCCGACGGTTGGACGGCCCCCGAGATGACTTCGCTTGACGATATCGCAAAACGGAAGCGATACATCGAGCGGCTCCGCGACGTGGAGAAGAAGTCTGGCGACTTCACTGTATACATCCAACGGTACTGCTACGTTGACGAGTCCGAGGAAGCGGCGTGGGAAACGATTCAGGACAGTCTATTCTACGTACAGCGCAAATACGACGAGTGGTTCGGTCTCGGTAACGATGGTCTCTCACAGGAGCGGAAACAAGAAATCCGCGACTATACGATGGTCGGCTCCCCCGAGGAAATCGCTGAAGAACTTGATGAGTACGAGGACGTCTTGGGTGATGATATTCACATGATTCTCCGCACGTATCATCCCGGCATCGGGACTGAGAATCTGCGTCGCACGAACGAGATGATCGGGGACGAGATCGCCCCGCAGTTCCAGTAG
- a CDS encoding tyrosine-type recombinase/integrase → MTDNLEPLAPAEAMQMYLDERSHELADATIQSHRYRLKQFVQWCEQDGIDNLNEFGGRDIHRFRVKRRNEDGLATASMKGQLATLRMFLRFCSTIDAVEPGTDEKIILSTTTEDDARSELLNPDRAQQVLEFLDQYHYARLEHALLEILWHTGLRIGAVIGLDREDYNSDEQFLTLVHRPEDGTSLKNGRKSERFVALSDRVCEVLDDWLSVNHPGIVDQYDREPLFATKRDRLSRTRGRTIVYQYTRPCVYTDNCPHERDLDDCDALPTEHSHACPSSLSPHPVRRGAITHLLKSDVPENVVSDRMDCSEAVLDRHYDQRSEREKLRQRRRYLPGN, encoded by the coding sequence ATGACAGACAACCTCGAACCACTCGCACCAGCTGAGGCAATGCAGATGTACCTCGACGAACGGAGTCACGAACTCGCGGACGCGACGATCCAGTCTCATAGGTACCGTCTCAAGCAGTTTGTGCAGTGGTGTGAACAAGACGGTATCGACAATCTCAATGAGTTCGGCGGGCGAGACATTCACCGCTTTCGCGTCAAACGACGAAACGAGGATGGGCTGGCAACCGCCAGTATGAAGGGACAGTTGGCAACCCTGAGAATGTTCCTCCGCTTTTGTTCTACGATCGATGCAGTAGAGCCAGGGACCGATGAGAAGATTATCCTCTCGACGACAACCGAGGATGATGCTCGCTCCGAATTGTTGAATCCGGACCGTGCCCAGCAGGTATTGGAATTCCTCGACCAATATCACTACGCACGCTTAGAACACGCTCTACTAGAAATCCTATGGCACACGGGACTTCGTATTGGAGCTGTGATCGGGCTCGACAGGGAGGATTACAACAGCGACGAACAATTCCTCACGCTTGTTCACCGACCCGAAGACGGAACTTCCCTCAAGAACGGACGAAAGAGCGAACGATTCGTTGCATTGAGTGACCGAGTCTGCGAGGTTTTGGATGACTGGCTATCGGTCAATCATCCAGGAATCGTTGATCAGTATGACCGTGAGCCGCTGTTTGCAACAAAACGCGATCGGCTAAGCCGAACCCGTGGTCGGACGATCGTCTACCAGTATACGCGCCCGTGCGTTTACACCGATAATTGTCCTCACGAACGGGATTTGGATGATTGTGACGCGTTACCGACCGAGCACTCGCATGCCTGCCCTTCCTCATTGAGCCCTCACCCAGTCCGGCGTGGTGCGATCACCCATCTTCTCAAATCTGACGTTCCCGAGAATGTCGTGAGTGATCGAATGGATTGTAGCGAGGCAGTTCTGGATCGCCATTATGACCAACGATCAGAACGCGAAAAACTCCGGCAGAGACGACGCTACCTTCCCGGAAATTAA
- a CDS encoding FAD-dependent oxidoreductase, producing the protein MFLQRIGVKPVIFEGKPEPRDDAGFFLNLAANGTDVLETLGIEEQVLEHGHRSEKLVFQNHVNKRLGENQQETVLIKRGHLTKALREEALERGITIEFGKRLTDVEIPHEDMAIAYFDDGTEAHGNFLVGCDGIHSQTRKSLFPGAPEPEYTGIIDSGAFTRNESVPPSDGIMRMTFGVNGFFGYQKVPTGEIYWFENHERSQAPRRRELDEISRSQWKDKLLGLHERDHEPITEIIRSTDGDIRKWPVYDLPSLSTWHQDTVCLIGDAAHATSPHVGQGASLAMEDAIVLVKCLRDVEGVSDAFTAFEELRRERVEAIVEMSRETRNQKAPSNMITRKFRDLVLPFFLKQGVERFEQIYSYRVGWDEPIEVVE; encoded by the coding sequence ATGTTTCTCCAACGGATTGGAGTCAAACCGGTTATTTTCGAAGGGAAACCCGAACCGCGAGACGATGCGGGTTTCTTCCTCAATCTGGCGGCGAACGGGACCGACGTACTCGAAACGCTTGGAATCGAAGAGCAGGTTCTTGAACATGGCCACCGATCGGAGAAACTGGTTTTTCAGAATCACGTAAACAAACGACTTGGTGAAAATCAGCAGGAAACCGTACTCATCAAGCGCGGGCACCTTACGAAGGCGCTCCGAGAAGAAGCGCTCGAACGTGGAATCACCATCGAGTTCGGAAAGCGACTCACTGACGTCGAGATCCCGCACGAAGACATGGCCATCGCATACTTTGACGATGGAACAGAAGCCCACGGGAATTTCCTCGTCGGTTGCGACGGCATCCACTCCCAGACCCGGAAGTCACTCTTCCCAGGCGCACCTGAACCGGAGTACACCGGTATCATCGATTCCGGTGCATTCACGCGAAACGAGTCGGTCCCTCCATCCGACGGAATCATGCGAATGACCTTCGGCGTGAACGGGTTTTTCGGCTACCAGAAAGTCCCGACGGGGGAAATCTATTGGTTCGAGAATCACGAACGGTCGCAGGCACCGAGGCGTAGGGAGCTGGACGAAATCTCTCGGAGCCAGTGGAAAGACAAGCTGCTCGGGCTACACGAGCGAGATCACGAGCCAATTACCGAGATCATTCGTTCGACTGATGGGGACATCCGCAAGTGGCCAGTATACGACCTTCCATCGCTTTCGACGTGGCACCAAGACACGGTCTGTCTGATCGGTGACGCTGCTCACGCGACGTCTCCACACGTGGGCCAAGGAGCGTCACTGGCGATGGAAGATGCAATTGTACTGGTAAAGTGTCTCCGAGACGTTGAGGGAGTGTCTGATGCCTTCACAGCGTTCGAAGAACTTCGGAGAGAACGAGTGGAAGCGATCGTCGAGATGTCTCGGGAGACGAGAAATCAGAAGGCACCATCGAACATGATAACTCGAAAATTTCGTGATCTCGTCCTTCCGTTTTTCCTCAAACAGGGAGTCGAACGCTTCGAGCAGATCTACTCATATCGAGTTGGGTGGGACGAACCGATTGAAGTAGTGGAATAA
- a CDS encoding helix-turn-helix domain-containing protein: MTLAEEFPDISLRFLANYPKNEDVCSVLEVRTDETKRFKETMEYWDTETVEILHSDDETVVVMLEGEPPEGYFVSEDIGYHPTSPVVARDGYLFIEFVMPESKMGDLWQSLDERDVNYDVLSITEGYDVVDSLTARQREILTVAIERGYYDNPRKCSLTDLANELDVNKSVISGVLHRAEGEIIKDAIGDPRDSETIAQP; encoded by the coding sequence ATGACATTGGCCGAGGAGTTTCCAGACATTTCTCTCCGATTTTTAGCGAACTATCCGAAAAATGAGGACGTTTGTAGCGTACTGGAAGTTCGAACGGATGAAACAAAACGGTTCAAAGAAACGATGGAGTACTGGGACACGGAGACTGTAGAGATATTGCACAGTGACGACGAGACGGTGGTCGTCATGCTAGAAGGGGAACCACCCGAGGGGTATTTCGTTTCTGAAGACATCGGATATCATCCGACGTCTCCCGTCGTCGCTCGTGACGGCTACCTGTTCATCGAGTTCGTTATGCCAGAATCGAAGATGGGTGACTTGTGGCAGTCTCTGGATGAGCGAGACGTCAATTATGACGTATTGTCTATCACAGAAGGATACGATGTTGTTGATTCGCTCACAGCCCGCCAGCGCGAAATATTGACCGTTGCTATCGAACGAGGGTATTACGATAACCCGCGCAAATGTTCACTCACTGATCTTGCCAACGAACTCGACGTCAATAAATCGGTCATCAGCGGTGTCCTCCATCGGGCAGAAGGAGAGATCATCAAAGATGCTATCGGAGATCCACGAGATTCCGAGACAATAGCCCAACCATGA
- a CDS encoding DUF3267 domain-containing protein: MIAFGWIFHYLTGHPPDVTFSIESGRDGLLTFGTFAALLLAAVVPHELIHGAAMSRYGGRPRYGAGVAYFVLPYAYATSDEAYTRNQLLVILLAPLVLISLVGLVIMVVVPSSWLLVPLAANAAGSVGDVWMAILLLDYSSNVRIEETADGVGIEIYGSETDRRTYSYASLIWNTAIGSAVVFGTLAGASIFAVFGALIFGVESLTVGDPETWWYVLDYHRDPNGSGASFGVGVRLIGVLSVVGGGSYALLTVVRERYPK, encoded by the coding sequence ATGATTGCGTTCGGTTGGATCTTTCACTATCTCACCGGACATCCTCCGGACGTAACCTTCTCTATCGAAAGTGGGCGAGATGGGCTACTAACATTCGGGACGTTCGCTGCATTATTGCTCGCGGCAGTCGTTCCTCACGAATTGATTCACGGTGCAGCAATGTCCAGGTATGGTGGCAGACCTCGATACGGGGCGGGTGTCGCCTATTTCGTCCTCCCGTACGCGTATGCGACGAGCGACGAAGCGTACACACGCAATCAACTGTTGGTTATTCTCCTCGCTCCACTCGTTCTCATCTCACTTGTGGGTCTGGTGATAATGGTGGTCGTTCCATCGAGTTGGTTGCTCGTCCCGCTCGCTGCAAACGCGGCTGGTTCCGTCGGTGACGTCTGGATGGCGATCTTGCTACTTGATTACTCGTCGAACGTTCGTATCGAGGAGACGGCCGACGGAGTCGGAATCGAAATCTACGGCTCCGAAACCGATCGGCGGACGTATTCGTACGCGTCGCTCATCTGGAATACGGCTATAGGCTCGGCCGTCGTGTTCGGAACACTTGCTGGTGCTAGTATCTTCGCGGTCTTCGGTGCGCTCATATTCGGGGTTGAGTCGCTTACAGTCGGTGACCCCGAGACGTGGTGGTACGTACTCGATTACCACCGCGACCCCAACGGAAGCGGTGCTAGCTTCGGAGTCGGGGTTCGATTAATCGGCGTTCTTAGCGTAGTTGGCGGCGGAAGCTATGCACTGCTAACCGTCGTTCGTGAACGCTATCCGAAATGA
- a CDS encoding SRPBCC family protein, which yields MLLEETTGMKASPREVYHFFEKMEENYERWHPDHITFRWVNGGALEEGGKAYFEEEIAGKMQKKTVRFTRIEPDRHIEFEPTSRVIKLLMPTISFTISPHSDGCELTQHIKVRTGPIGARINRREFEAVRKHMKEEGENLKRILESDE from the coding sequence ATGCTGTTAGAAGAGACGACGGGTATGAAGGCGTCGCCGAGAGAGGTCTACCACTTTTTTGAAAAGATGGAGGAGAATTACGAGCGGTGGCATCCCGATCACATTACGTTCCGATGGGTCAATGGAGGTGCTTTAGAGGAGGGTGGAAAAGCCTATTTTGAGGAAGAGATCGCGGGAAAGATGCAGAAGAAAACGGTTCGATTCACGCGGATCGAACCGGATCGACACATCGAATTCGAACCGACGTCACGTGTGATCAAGCTTCTCATGCCAACCATCAGCTTCACTATCTCGCCTCACTCTGACGGCTGTGAACTTACGCAACACATCAAGGTACGAACAGGGCCGATCGGCGCTCGAATCAATCGACGGGAGTTCGAAGCCGTTCGAAAGCATATGAAAGAGGAAGGCGAAAATCTAAAACGCATCTTAGAAAGTGACGAGTAA
- a CDS encoding CPBP family intramembrane glutamic endopeptidase, giving the protein MSTTRPRLRLWGPQLLAVAVILSLYYISQWLTDVVRFRGLLPLNSDLRTVQWVVAIDHHFVQLCFALGCIWYLSGGDWRSWGLNTKNLGESKRLLTRGFFPVLVLFLFFGELLVPLLTDTPPEFGYEVTVVNVIGILVFMGIVSGLSEEILFRGFIQTYLTQYFDRTFTVFGHVLPLSGLIAAVIFTVAHVGFTVFPLGIYHLQIPQLALAFVLGIYYAIAYYETESLVAPIVAHNVVNGAIMIATLLASGILT; this is encoded by the coding sequence ATGTCCACGACCCGTCCACGCCTCCGGCTGTGGGGCCCACAACTGCTTGCCGTCGCCGTCATACTTTCCCTCTACTATATCAGCCAGTGGCTCACAGATGTGGTCCGATTCCGGGGGCTCCTGCCGCTCAATAGCGATCTGCGGACGGTCCAGTGGGTCGTCGCAATCGACCACCACTTCGTACAGCTGTGTTTCGCACTCGGCTGTATCTGGTATCTCAGCGGCGGTGACTGGCGTTCGTGGGGCCTGAACACGAAGAATCTGGGCGAGTCGAAGCGGCTGCTCACTCGGGGATTCTTTCCGGTTCTAGTCCTATTCCTGTTTTTCGGTGAGTTGCTCGTCCCTTTGCTGACTGATACACCGCCGGAATTCGGGTACGAAGTCACTGTCGTGAACGTGATCGGGATCCTGGTCTTCATGGGGATCGTTTCGGGCCTCTCCGAGGAAATCCTGTTCCGGGGATTCATTCAAACGTATCTGACCCAGTATTTCGATCGAACGTTCACCGTATTCGGCCACGTGCTCCCACTATCAGGACTCATTGCGGCGGTGATTTTCACCGTCGCCCACGTCGGGTTCACGGTGTTTCCACTGGGAATTTATCACCTTCAGATCCCACAGCTCGCGCTCGCGTTCGTCCTCGGAATCTACTACGCGATCGCATACTACGAGACGGAGAGTCTGGTCGCACCGATCGTCGCCCACAACGTCGTGAACGGTGCCATTATGATTGCCACGTTACTGGCATCGGGGATTCTCACGTAG
- a CDS encoding SdpI family protein → MKTAHRLAIAGGIAVLAALLSYLVGDSVPEQLVTNWDAAGEPSGTMPKEQALWLPPALMAVLIGLFAVLPRIDPLQENIAVFRRYYDWFVVVLTAFLFLVHAGILAFNLGYEFPFVHLLLAGVALLFYYIGVVLTKAKRNWFVGIRTPWTLSSDEVWYRTHELGGRLFKFTAILALVGLLFGEWAIYFLLVPAFLTAVVTVVYSYYLYERIEREVDTEGT, encoded by the coding sequence ATGAAGACAGCGCACAGGCTCGCAATAGCAGGTGGAATTGCAGTACTCGCAGCACTCTTGAGTTATCTCGTCGGGGACTCGGTACCCGAACAACTCGTTACGAACTGGGACGCCGCCGGCGAGCCGAGCGGTACCATGCCGAAAGAACAGGCGCTGTGGCTTCCGCCTGCGCTCATGGCTGTCCTCATCGGACTATTCGCCGTGCTTCCGCGGATCGATCCACTCCAGGAGAACATTGCTGTCTTTCGCCGGTATTACGACTGGTTCGTCGTCGTCCTCACTGCCTTTCTCTTTCTTGTTCACGCCGGAATTCTCGCGTTCAACCTCGGGTACGAGTTTCCCTTCGTGCACCTGCTGCTCGCGGGAGTAGCGCTCCTATTCTACTACATTGGGGTCGTCCTGACGAAAGCCAAACGGAATTGGTTCGTCGGGATTCGAACTCCGTGGACGCTCAGTAGCGACGAGGTGTGGTATCGAACACACGAACTCGGCGGCCGGCTGTTCAAATTTACGGCGATCCTGGCGCTTGTCGGGCTCTTGTTCGGTGAGTGGGCGATCTACTTCTTGCTCGTTCCGGCGTTCCTGACCGCGGTCGTGACAGTTGTGTACTCTTATTACCTCTACGAACGGATCGAACGGGAAGTCGATACCGAAGGTACCTGA
- a CDS encoding ABC transporter permease, with product MLIADSSGDQVCNDVQWLLYLIFRAEFYGYMFTTMVRLIGERPSLVYPNPTTVRWTHQVGAFTQRYLRSLSRSKLILALAIAWPVAWYLLTMEFFIPSEEQVGAIKANNAISFGLFGAFTVTVAVFAGAFAGDLESGRFRMLRSLPISPTADLTGRFLAGLAIAVPSFLVTIGAGYVHGATYSPRGLLSIPVAFLTLFVFCLIAMALSMGLAVLITKPEYITTLAVVIVIMSFFLTGFNGVQPAMLAENQALVNYVPNALAARVQIFYLTDADFAHWGLTPPAMPDGIEHLGLLVGYGLVLLVASVVVMQRVAYRRE from the coding sequence ATGCTGATCGCCGATTCATCTGGTGATCAGGTGTGCAATGACGTGCAGTGGCTACTATATTTGATCTTCAGAGCTGAGTTCTATGGCTACATGTTCACCACAATGGTGAGACTCATTGGTGAGCGACCTTCTCTTGTGTATCCCAATCCAACCACTGTACGATGGACGCACCAAGTCGGTGCATTCACGCAACGGTACCTTCGGAGTCTTTCCCGAAGCAAACTCATACTCGCTCTCGCAATCGCCTGGCCAGTAGCGTGGTACCTGCTAACGATGGAATTTTTCATTCCATCGGAAGAACAGGTCGGAGCTATCAAAGCAAACAACGCGATTTCGTTCGGTCTCTTTGGCGCGTTTACCGTCACCGTTGCGGTTTTTGCAGGAGCGTTCGCGGGAGATCTCGAATCCGGTCGCTTCCGCATGTTGCGATCGCTGCCGATCTCGCCAACAGCGGATCTGACGGGTCGATTTCTCGCCGGGCTGGCGATCGCGGTCCCGTCGTTTCTCGTGACGATCGGCGCGGGATACGTCCACGGCGCAACCTACAGCCCTCGCGGGCTCCTTTCGATTCCGGTCGCGTTTCTGACGCTCTTCGTGTTCTGTCTCATTGCGATGGCACTTTCGATGGGACTCGCAGTGCTCATCACGAAACCGGAGTATATCACGACGCTCGCGGTCGTCATCGTCATCATGTCGTTTTTCCTCACGGGGTTCAACGGCGTCCAGCCGGCGATGCTGGCCGAAAATCAAGCGCTCGTCAACTATGTCCCGAACGCACTCGCAGCCCGCGTTCAAATTTTCTATCTGACCGATGCTGATTTCGCTCACTGGGGGTTGACGCCGCCGGCGATGCCTGATGGAATCGAACATTTGGGACTGCTCGTCGGATACGGCCTCGTACTGCTCGTCGCGTCCGTCGTCGTTATGCAGCGGGTTGCCTATCGGAGGGAGTGA